The following proteins are encoded in a genomic region of Streptomyces sp. NBC_01723:
- a CDS encoding NAD(P)/FAD-dependent oxidoreductase gives MVDADQTFVIVGGGLAGAKAAETLRTEGFTGRVILICDERDHPYERPPLSKGYLLGKEERDSVFVHEPAWYAQHDIELHLGQTVVAIDRAAKTVHYGDDGTHVSYDKLLLATGAEPRRLDVPGTDLAGVHHLRRLAHAERLKGVLASLGRDNGHLVIAGAGWIGLEVAAAAREYGAEVTVVEPGPTPLHGVLGPELGAVFAELHESHGVRFRFGVELTEIVGQDGMVLAARTDDGEEHPAHDVLAAIGAAPRAALAQAAGLEIADRAHGGGVVVDEHLRTSDPDIYAAGDVASFHHALFDTSLRVEHWANALNGGPAAARAMLGKGTAHDRVPYFFTDQYDLGMEYSGWAPAGSYDEVVIRGDAAKREFIAFWVKEGRVLAGMNVNVWDVTEPIQQLIRSKARVDTEALANPHASLESLIA, from the coding sequence GTGGTCGACGCGGATCAGACATTCGTCATCGTCGGAGGCGGCCTGGCGGGCGCGAAGGCGGCCGAGACACTCCGCACGGAGGGCTTCACCGGCCGGGTGATCCTCATCTGCGACGAACGCGACCACCCCTACGAGCGCCCCCCGCTGTCCAAGGGCTACCTCCTCGGCAAGGAGGAGCGCGACAGCGTCTTCGTGCACGAACCCGCCTGGTACGCGCAGCACGACATCGAGCTGCACCTCGGCCAGACCGTCGTCGCGATCGACCGCGCCGCCAAGACCGTCCACTACGGCGACGACGGCACCCACGTCAGCTACGACAAGCTGCTCCTCGCGACCGGCGCCGAGCCCCGCCGCCTCGACGTCCCCGGCACCGACCTCGCGGGCGTCCACCACCTGCGCCGCCTCGCCCACGCCGAGCGCCTCAAGGGCGTCCTCGCCTCCCTCGGCCGGGACAACGGCCACCTCGTCATCGCCGGCGCCGGCTGGATCGGCCTGGAGGTCGCGGCGGCGGCCCGCGAGTACGGGGCGGAGGTCACCGTCGTCGAGCCGGGCCCGACCCCGCTGCACGGCGTCCTCGGCCCCGAGCTGGGCGCCGTCTTCGCCGAGCTGCACGAGTCGCACGGGGTGCGCTTCCGCTTCGGCGTGGAGCTGACCGAGATCGTCGGCCAGGACGGCATGGTGCTGGCCGCGCGTACCGACGACGGCGAGGAGCACCCGGCGCACGACGTGCTCGCCGCGATCGGCGCCGCCCCGCGCGCCGCGCTCGCGCAGGCGGCCGGGCTGGAGATCGCCGACCGGGCGCACGGCGGCGGCGTCGTCGTCGACGAGCACCTGCGCACCTCCGACCCCGACATCTACGCGGCCGGCGACGTGGCCTCCTTCCACCACGCCCTCTTCGACACCAGCCTGCGCGTCGAGCACTGGGCCAACGCGCTGAACGGCGGCCCGGCGGCGGCCCGCGCGATGCTCGGCAAGGGCACGGCACACGACCGCGTCCCCTACTTCTTCACCGACCAGTACGACCTGGGCATGGAGTACTCCGGCTGGGCGCCCGCGGGGTCGTACGACGAGGTGGTGATCCGCGGGGACGCGGCGAAGCGCGAGTTCATCGCCTTCTGGGTGAAGGAGGGCCGCGTGCTGGCCGGGATGAACGTCAACGTGTGGGACGTCACGGAGCCGATCCAGCAGCTGATCCGGTCGAAGGCCCGGGTGGACACGGAGGCGCTGGCGAACCCGCACGCATCCCTGGAAAGCCTCATCGCATAG
- a CDS encoding deoxyguanosinetriphosphate triphosphohydrolase: MEGTDTPSPYDPTSVARWAPEPDKRPGRTAFQRDRARILHSAALRRLAGKTQVVTPGEGSPMWDASPRTRLTHSLECAQVGRELGAALGCDPDLVEAACLSHDLGHPPFGHNGELALNTFAEDCGGFEGNAQSLRLLSRIEPKRFTEDGSVGLNLTRATLDAATKYPWPRGAHPTDPASRKFGVYDDDRPVFEWLRKDAPGARTCFEAQVMDWADDVAYSVHDVEDGLHAGHIDPNCLLADPEREAVFEAAVGRYVPEGTDHAELADALDRLLAQDWWPHGYDGSAVAQARLKDATSQLIGRFCLAAETATRAAYGGGRLTRYTAELVVPRETQLECAVLKAVAVRYVMQRTEQEALRADQRIVVAELAEALTARAPDGLDPQFRALFDAAADDRARKRVIVDQIASLTDASARSLHARLTGHP; encoded by the coding sequence ATGGAAGGCACAGACACCCCGTCCCCCTACGACCCGACGTCAGTCGCCCGCTGGGCCCCCGAGCCGGACAAACGCCCCGGCCGCACCGCCTTCCAACGCGACCGCGCCCGCATCCTCCACTCCGCCGCCCTGCGCCGCCTGGCCGGCAAGACCCAGGTCGTCACCCCGGGCGAGGGCAGCCCCATGTGGGACGCCAGCCCCCGCACCCGCCTCACCCACTCCCTGGAGTGCGCCCAGGTCGGCCGCGAACTCGGCGCCGCCCTCGGCTGCGACCCCGACCTCGTGGAGGCCGCCTGCCTCTCCCACGACCTGGGCCACCCGCCCTTCGGGCACAACGGCGAACTGGCGCTCAACACCTTCGCCGAGGACTGCGGCGGATTCGAGGGCAACGCGCAGTCCCTGCGGCTGCTATCCCGCATCGAGCCCAAGCGGTTCACCGAGGACGGCTCCGTCGGCCTCAACCTCACCCGCGCCACCCTCGACGCCGCCACCAAGTACCCCTGGCCCCGCGGCGCCCACCCCACCGACCCGGCCTCGCGCAAGTTCGGCGTCTACGACGACGACCGGCCCGTCTTCGAGTGGCTCCGCAAGGACGCCCCCGGCGCCCGCACCTGCTTCGAAGCCCAGGTCATGGACTGGGCGGACGACGTGGCGTACTCCGTGCACGACGTCGAGGACGGCCTGCACGCCGGCCACATCGACCCGAACTGCCTGCTCGCCGACCCCGAGCGCGAGGCCGTCTTCGAGGCCGCCGTCGGCCGCTACGTCCCCGAGGGCACCGACCACGCCGAACTCGCCGACGCCCTCGACCGCCTCCTCGCCCAGGACTGGTGGCCGCACGGCTATGACGGCTCGGCCGTCGCCCAGGCCCGCCTGAAGGACGCCACCAGCCAGCTCATCGGCCGGTTCTGCCTGGCCGCCGAGACCGCCACCCGGGCCGCGTACGGCGGCGGCCGGCTCACCCGGTACACCGCCGAACTGGTCGTCCCGAGGGAGACCCAGCTGGAGTGCGCCGTCCTCAAGGCGGTCGCCGTCCGGTACGTCATGCAGCGCACCGAACAGGAGGCGCTCCGCGCCGACCAGCGGATCGTCGTCGCCGAACTGGCCGAGGCGCTCACCGCCCGCGCCCCCGACGGCCTCGACCCGCAGTTCCGCGCCCTGTTCGACGCGGCCGCCGACGACCGGGCCCGCAAACGGGTGATCGTCGACCAGATCGCCTCCCTCACCGACGCCTCGGCCCGCTCGCTTCACGCCCGCCTGACGGGGCATCCATGA
- a CDS encoding sirohydrochlorin chelatase, which produces MTVMTVTGSTSTRATGGAPALVAVAHGSRDPRALSTVSALLDRVRALRPGLPVHLGHIELNEPLLPDTLAALGDGSAVLVPLLLSRGHHVKRDIPDMAAASPARTRVAAPLGPHPLLVDALHARLLEAGWPTRAPRDAAVVLASAGSRDPDSRTDTTRTASLLAARLGVPVLPAYASASSPTVPDAIHTLTSRGHRRVAIASYFTAPGRFATESTAAAHWIAASPLGTHPAMAHLLLHRYDEAAATPAMTPGANWPART; this is translated from the coding sequence ATGACGGTGATGACAGTGACGGGCAGCACGAGTACGCGGGCCACCGGCGGAGCACCCGCCCTGGTGGCCGTCGCCCACGGCAGCCGCGACCCGCGCGCCCTGAGCACCGTGAGCGCCCTCCTCGACCGGGTCCGCGCCCTGCGCCCCGGCCTGCCGGTGCACCTCGGCCACATCGAGCTGAACGAACCCCTGCTCCCCGACACGCTGGCCGCCCTCGGCGACGGGTCCGCGGTCCTCGTCCCGCTCCTGCTCAGCCGCGGCCACCACGTCAAACGCGACATCCCCGACATGGCCGCGGCCTCCCCGGCCCGCACCCGCGTCGCCGCCCCGCTCGGCCCGCACCCCCTGCTCGTGGACGCCCTCCACGCCCGCCTGCTGGAGGCCGGCTGGCCCACCCGGGCCCCCCGGGACGCCGCCGTCGTCCTCGCTTCCGCGGGCTCCCGCGACCCGGACTCCAGGACCGACACGACCCGCACCGCCTCCCTCCTCGCCGCCCGCCTCGGCGTCCCGGTCCTCCCCGCCTACGCCTCGGCGTCGTCCCCCACGGTCCCGGACGCCATCCACACCCTGACGTCCCGGGGCCACCGCCGAGTGGCCATCGCCTCCTACTTCACGGCCCCGGGCCGCTTCGCGACGGAGTCCACGGCGGCGGCCCATTGGATAGCCGCGTCCCCCCTGGGCACCCACCCGGCGATGGCCCACTTGCTGCTCCACCGCTACGACGAGGCGGCGGCGACACCGGCGATGACGCCGGGCGCGAATTGGCCGGCGCGCACCTGA
- a CDS encoding SanA/YdcF family protein codes for MRRPTLRRPRLPRTRTGQRRLIQAVVAACVLALLPATWMHLVTGDRLRTTADVPRTEVAVVFGAGLWEGEPSPYLAHRLDAAAGLYRAGRIEVVLVTGDNSREEYDEPDAMRAYLVRHGVPDGRIVSDYAGFDTWDSCVRAKKIFGVDRAVLISQGFHIRRAVALCRQAGVASYGVGVDEPHDVTWYYGGAREVLAAGKAALDAAVEPDPRFLGPKEPGVARALADAG; via the coding sequence ATGCGCCGCCCGACACTTCGCAGACCGCGCCTGCCGCGCACCCGCACGGGGCAGCGGCGGCTGATCCAGGCGGTGGTGGCGGCGTGCGTGCTGGCGCTGCTGCCCGCGACGTGGATGCACCTGGTCACCGGCGACCGGCTGCGCACCACGGCCGACGTGCCGCGCACCGAGGTCGCCGTCGTCTTCGGCGCCGGGCTGTGGGAGGGCGAGCCGTCGCCGTACCTGGCGCACCGGCTGGACGCGGCGGCCGGGCTGTACCGCGCGGGGCGGATCGAGGTGGTGCTCGTCACCGGGGACAACAGCCGGGAGGAGTACGACGAGCCGGACGCCATGCGCGCCTACCTCGTGCGGCACGGCGTGCCCGACGGGCGGATCGTCAGCGACTACGCGGGCTTCGACACCTGGGACTCCTGCGTCCGCGCGAAGAAGATCTTCGGGGTGGACCGGGCCGTACTGATCAGCCAGGGCTTCCACATCCGGCGGGCGGTCGCGCTCTGCCGGCAGGCGGGGGTGGCGTCGTACGGCGTCGGGGTGGACGAGCCTCACGACGTGACCTGGTACTACGGGGGCGCCCGGGAGGTCCTCGCGGCGGGCAAGGCGGCGCTGGACGCGGCGGTCGAGCCGGACCCGCGCTTCCTCGGGCCGAAGGAGCCGGGGGTGGCGCGGGCCCTGGCCGACGCCGGATGA
- a CDS encoding molybdopterin oxidoreductase family protein, with protein MQNTATPTHCPYCALQCGMNLTPASDGTVEVSERADFPVNRGALCGKGRTAPEVLASGARLTSPLVRSDGGELVPAGWDEALDRIAGNLARTRAERGADAVGVFGGGGLTNEKAYTLGKFARVVLGTSQIDYNGRFCMSSAAAAGTKAFGLDRGLPFPLEDIPKTGCVILVGSNPAETMPPSLRYFTELRENGGTLIVVDPRRTKTAEQADLHLAPRPGTDLALALGMLHLVVAEGRVDERYVEDRTAGWEEARAAAMAHWPEYVERITGVSVPELREAVRLFCAPEAAMVLTARGPEQQAKGTDTVGAWINLCLATGRAGRPLSGYGCLTGQGNGQGGREHGQKADQLPGYRKLTDPAARRHVAEVWGVDPDSLPGPGRSAYELLDALGTDIGSLLVMGSNPVVSAPRAAHVEGRLRSLDFLTVCDVVLSETAALADVVLPVTQWAEETGTTTSLEGRVLLRRRAITPPDGVRSDLEVLHGLAGRLGVEKGFPTEPEEVFEELRRASAGGPADYSGIDYRRLAQENGVFWPCPAPAEDTPPHPGTPRLFLDRFATDDGRARFVPVAHRPSAEEPDEAYPVLLTTGRVVAQYQSGAQTRRVAELNAAAPGPFVELHPRLAARLGAAEGDPLAVVSRRGRAVAPARITTGIRPDTVFMPFHWPGEGRANTLTNPALDPTSRMPEFKVCAVRVEVAR; from the coding sequence ATGCAGAACACCGCCACGCCCACGCACTGCCCGTACTGCGCCCTGCAGTGCGGGATGAATCTGACGCCCGCCTCCGACGGGACCGTCGAGGTGAGCGAGCGCGCGGACTTCCCGGTGAACCGGGGCGCGCTGTGCGGCAAGGGGCGTACGGCGCCGGAGGTGCTCGCGTCGGGGGCGCGGCTGACCTCCCCGCTGGTGCGTTCCGACGGCGGTGAGCTGGTGCCGGCCGGCTGGGACGAGGCGCTGGACCGGATCGCCGGGAACCTGGCCCGCACGCGGGCGGAGCGCGGCGCGGACGCGGTGGGGGTGTTCGGCGGGGGCGGGCTGACCAACGAGAAGGCGTACACGCTCGGCAAGTTCGCCCGCGTGGTGCTGGGCACCTCGCAGATCGACTACAACGGCCGCTTCTGCATGTCGTCGGCGGCCGCGGCCGGGACGAAGGCGTTCGGGCTCGACCGGGGACTGCCGTTCCCGCTCGAGGACATCCCGAAGACCGGGTGCGTGATCCTCGTGGGGTCGAACCCGGCGGAGACGATGCCGCCGTCCCTGCGGTACTTCACCGAGCTGCGGGAGAACGGCGGCACCCTGATCGTCGTCGACCCGCGCCGCACGAAGACCGCCGAACAGGCCGACCTGCACCTGGCACCGAGGCCCGGCACCGACCTGGCGCTCGCGCTGGGCATGCTGCACCTGGTGGTGGCCGAGGGGCGGGTGGACGAACGGTACGTCGAGGACCGCACGGCCGGCTGGGAGGAGGCGCGGGCGGCGGCGATGGCGCACTGGCCGGAGTACGTGGAGCGGATCACGGGGGTGTCCGTTCCGGAGCTGCGGGAGGCGGTGCGGCTGTTCTGCGCGCCGGAGGCGGCCATGGTGCTCACCGCGCGCGGGCCCGAGCAGCAGGCCAAGGGCACGGACACGGTGGGCGCGTGGATCAACCTGTGCCTGGCGACCGGGCGGGCCGGGCGGCCGCTGTCCGGGTACGGCTGTCTGACCGGGCAGGGCAACGGGCAGGGCGGGCGCGAACACGGGCAGAAGGCCGACCAGTTGCCGGGCTACCGCAAGCTGACGGACCCGGCGGCCCGGCGGCACGTGGCCGAGGTGTGGGGCGTGGACCCGGACTCGCTGCCGGGGCCGGGGCGCAGTGCGTACGAGTTGCTGGACGCGCTGGGGACGGACATCGGGTCGCTGCTGGTGATGGGGTCCAACCCGGTGGTGTCGGCGCCCCGGGCCGCGCACGTCGAGGGGCGGCTGCGGTCGCTGGACTTCCTGACGGTGTGCGACGTGGTGCTCTCCGAGACTGCGGCGCTGGCGGACGTGGTGCTGCCGGTGACGCAGTGGGCGGAGGAGACGGGGACGACGACGAGTCTGGAGGGGCGGGTGCTGCTGCGGCGGCGTGCGATCACGCCGCCGGACGGGGTCCGCAGCGACCTGGAGGTGCTGCACGGCCTGGCCGGGCGGCTGGGTGTGGAGAAGGGGTTCCCGACCGAACCCGAGGAGGTCTTCGAGGAACTGCGCCGGGCCAGCGCCGGCGGCCCGGCGGACTACTCGGGGATCGACTACCGGCGGCTCGCTCAGGAGAACGGCGTGTTCTGGCCGTGCCCGGCGCCGGCGGAGGACACTCCCCCGCACCCGGGGACCCCGCGTCTCTTCCTGGACCGCTTCGCCACCGACGACGGCCGGGCCAGGTTCGTGCCCGTCGCGCACCGGCCGAGCGCCGAGGAGCCGGACGAGGCGTATCCGGTGCTGCTGACCACGGGGCGGGTCGTGGCGCAGTACCAGTCCGGGGCGCAGACCCGGCGGGTGGCCGAGCTGAACGCCGCCGCGCCCGGCCCGTTCGTGGAGCTGCACCCGCGGCTGGCGGCGCGGCTCGGGGCGGCGGAGGGGGACCCGCTGGCGGTGGTGTCCCGGCGGGGGCGGGCGGTGGCCCCGGCCCGGATCACCACCGGCATCCGGCCGGACACCGTGTTCATGCCCTTCCACTGGCCGGGCGAGGGCCGCGCCAACACACTGACCAACCCGGCCCTCGACCCGACGTCGCGGATGCCGGAGTTCAAGGTGTGCGCGGTGCGGGTGGAGGTGGCGCGGTAG
- a CDS encoding gamma-glutamylcyclotransferase family protein, whose amino-acid sequence MDTTRLPFFVYGTLRPGGVHHYAFLRGRTRAEEPARLHGALLYPGPGYPYAVEAPEGSVRGEVVTALPGEYEALLAELDRLEEYVPGDPRNLYDRVTRTVVRDADGTTLRAWVYVAAPAVAARLRATVAPVADGNWPVR is encoded by the coding sequence GTGGACACCACGCGACTGCCGTTCTTCGTCTACGGCACCCTGCGCCCCGGCGGCGTGCATCACTACGCCTTCCTGCGCGGGCGCACCCGCGCCGAGGAACCCGCCCGCCTGCACGGAGCGTTGCTCTACCCGGGCCCCGGCTACCCCTACGCCGTGGAGGCGCCCGAGGGGAGCGTGCGCGGGGAGGTCGTCACCGCGCTGCCCGGGGAGTACGAGGCGCTGCTCGCCGAACTGGACCGGCTGGAGGAGTACGTGCCGGGCGACCCGCGCAACCTCTACGACCGGGTGACCAGAACCGTCGTACGGGACGCCGACGGGACGACCCTGCGGGCCTGGGTGTACGTCGCCGCCCCGGCGGTCGCGGCCCGGCTGCGGGCGACGGTCGCTCCGGTCGCGGACGGGAACTGGCCGGTGCGGTGA